From the genome of Bubalus kerabau isolate K-KA32 ecotype Philippines breed swamp buffalo chromosome 13, PCC_UOA_SB_1v2, whole genome shotgun sequence:
actccagtattctggcctggagaattccatggactgtatcgagTTGgttacgactgaacgacttccactCATAACCtagaacttgggcttcccaggtggtgctagtggtaacgaacttgatccctgggttgggacgatcccctggagaaggaaacagcaacccactccagtattcttgcctggagaatcccatggacagagaagcctggtgggctacagtccatagggttagaaagagtcggacatgactaaagcaacttagcacacatgtacacaacCTGGAATTTAACCTatctctgcaaggagatcaaaccagtccatcctaaaggaaatcagtcctgaatattcattggaagaactgatgctgaagctccaatacttcgaccacctgatgcgaagaactgactcatttgaaaagatcctgatgctgggaaagattgaaggcaagagaagggtacaaaagaggatgagatggttggatggcatcaccgacttgatggacatgagttgaaccagattcagggagttggtgatggacaggaaagcctggcgtgctgcagtccatggagtcgcagagagtcagacacaaccgagtgaccaAACTGAACCTATCTCTTGCATGAACTCTACTGGCATAAAGGGACCCAGGAAATTTGGCATTCTGTGTGTTTGTCCTGCGTTTTAACATATCAGTTACCTTATTGCTTGCACTCAACAGCCCAGGTCAGGAATCAGCAAAGACGGCCCTCCAAATCATAGCCTGCTTTTTGTAAATAAGGTTTTATTGGCACACGGCTATATCCATTCACTTACCTGTTATCTTCAGCTGCTTCGAtgacaatggcagagttgagtgaGTGTGCTACGGAGCTGAACACAGTTGAATAGAGACCGAGGCTGGCAAAGTCCAGGATATCTCCTGTCTGGCCCTTTACTGAAAAGGTTCACCAGCCCCTGGTCCATGTGATGTCAAACTGCAAACGTTCATTAATCAACGTCCCCTTTGAGATCCATGTGCACCTTGCAAAATAGAGCTGGGTGCAGAAACTAATTCAGGGCCTCTTAACTACTGTGGCTGTTTCCAGTTTCATTTGGTGATAGCTGTATATTTTAAGTCTCATCCTCATTTCATAAAGTTTTGTGGGAACACAGACAGTCTGGCTGATTTTGTGACGAGAGTTTAGTCACAGAAGAGCCCTTATGGCTTCATAAAGCCTGAAATACTTACTATCTGGTTCCAAGCTTTTTGCTAATCTCCACTCTACTGGGGTTCCAAATTTCCTAGGTGATACCAGTGTGGATCCAAGACCCTTGATGCCCATacagctgtgaaaaaaaaatgccttctaAAGAGGTTGATATTGTCCCTGTTTCTCTGAAGAGCTTCGACACCAGAAGTACAAGGAACGTTTATACGATTTCAATCTATGGGTTCCCACTTGAAAGGTCAACAGCCCTTCTGTTACCAGAACAGAAACACAGATAAGACTCATAACAAACAGCAAAAGGTGACAAAAGAATCTGTACAACACACCAGCAACCAGGAATGAAACACTTCTGAACGACCGAAGATAGCTCTAAAACGAAAAAGGATTCATTCTCTCTGCCATcgtttctgtcttttcttcttacTCATTATCACTTGCCTTGAGCCAAATGGAATCAGATGTGTTCAAAGTAACCTTCTAAAATAAGCTGTGTCTCTATTTCATAAGTGAAATAGTCACCCTTACAATCTATTCAAGTTTTGTGTTCGCATCCCTGTTCCTAGTTTATCAAAAACAATGGATCTGCTCAGTGTTTCAAAGGCACAGATATTGAGCCTGATGAGAGCACACAAGAATCTGTATTAAACAAAGACTGTatctgaagaaaagaagaaagaaactttgCATAAATTATATATCTGCTGGCATTCCAAGACCTCTTAAGTTTCCGTCAAGTTAAATGTCCATTTACAAGAGGCTTGGGATTTCCCTTATTTGTTGGTTCAGCAAACATCAAGTGCTTACGATGATGAAAGACACTAGTCCCAGGCTTTTCCACGCATCGCCATGTCCCACAACGAAGCCCAGGACCCACTGGGCCCCTGCTCCCTTTTTAGGAACAGATAGACAAATCTTGAATTTCACGACAGTTACTGGCTGAGCGAGCGTTAGCTTGATCTCTGGCGCCACCTGCAGATCAAACTGCATTTTGCTTCGCTGCGGCAGGAAGACGCTCAGGAATCCTAGGTGCCTTTACAGGGAAATTACCACCGGGTGGAGGGCCCTGGAGAAGCCCACACTGTGACAGACCACAAAAATGGAGCGTCCCTCTGACACCATTCTACAGACGagcttgcctttttattttaagaCAACAGATAAAAGGAACCACACACAAAACATATAAGGCGGATACTCTTAGAAACCACCACCCAGGTTAAGAAGTAGAACTTTTCCGGCCACCCCAGACCCTCCACATATCCCGACATCCCCTTAACCTGCTCTACGGATCCGTGTAGTGTTAGTTTTTCCACGTGGTGTAATTCGTTTGTTTCATAATCCCATCAGGGGCGATCAGTTTTAGAACTGGAATCCATCGTGAAGGAACTATCCCTATTGGATAGAGCAGTGCTCCGTGGACCCCCGATCTTGGAACCGAGTAAACCTGCTTAGACGATGCTTGCAGGGAAGACAGATGCAAGGGGTGAGGTTGGGGGAGGCGTCTCCACAGGGCTGCCTTGGCGCCTGCCCTCACAccacggtgactgcagccacggcCTCTGCAGGCCTCAGGGTGGAAGCCGGcgtccccggagctggggagtcCAGCCTGGCTTGAGGGCTGGGCAGCGGCGTGGCGTCCGGAGATCCGGCCGGCTGAGCATCCTCTCTGGGGGAGCTAGAGGCACTGGCTGGATTCCAGGGGCGCCTCGAGCTGCCCGATGGAGACCAGCGCGCCCAGCTGCCCGGGGGCGCTGCTCTCCGGCGGGAAGGTGACCAGGCCCGAGCTCTGGTTCTCACCGTGGTCGCCGTGCTGCTTCCGGTGGCACCGCAGAGAGTCGTCCCTGACGAAGGCCGCCCCGCACGTCTCGCAGCGGAAGGCCCTGTGCGTCACGATCTTGGCCACAGGCGGCCCGCCGCCCTCCCGCGGCCCCTCCCGGCCCGGCGGGGCCCGGTTCTCCGTTCGGGCCTCGTCCCGGTGCGCCTTGTCAATGTGCTTGGCCAGGCTGCTGGGCCGCTTGGTGTCGAAGCTGCAGAAGTCGCACTTGAAGGGCCGGTCGGGGCAGTGCACGCGGCTGTGCACGCGCAGGGCGGCCGCGCTGGAACAGGAGTAGCTGCACTCGGGGCACTTCTCGGGGTGCTCGGCCTGGTGCAGCCGGCTGTGCTCCAGCAGGTCGGCCCGGTCCCGGCCCTGGAAGGCGCAGTGCAGGCACTTAAAAGTGTGCTTGATGCGGATGTGCGACTTCAGGTTCGCCTTCATGGTGCAGCGGACGTCACAGAACTCGCACTTGAAAGGCTTCTCCCCCGAGTGCACGATCATGTGCCTTTTCAAGTCCGAGCTGATTTTGAACTTGGCGCTACAGAGCCAGCACTGGAAGGGGGTGTCCCCTGGCAACGGGAAGGTGCGTTTCCATTAGAGCAGGCAGGCAACACAGAACTCCCCCCAAACATGCGTTCAGAATGCCTGGTGGCAGGGTAGCTGGGTCTTTAAAACTCCAGTTCCTTGTCACCTCCTACCACCACCACTTGCGAACACTGTATTAACTCACAGCAATCCCATGTCTGAGTACTACCCCCACTTTAACAGATGGggtaactgaggctcagatagGTCACATTATTTCACCATGGCCAAATAGCATCATGGCATCCACATCCACCCTCTTCATGACACTTCAGGTTCAGATCTAAACTCACTTGACATCCCAGATgcagacacagaaggaagatGTATGGTTATGTGATACAAAACTGTTTCTAATCAAGGTTTATAAACATGCTCACTTTGGTGTCTGGACTTTCC
Proteins encoded in this window:
- the ZFP64 gene encoding zinc finger protein 64 isoform X4, whose protein sequence is MSRRKQARPQHLSSEQPQSASREFAETAAEAAGEPASELDNDVPKPPCPSADGSDTQKAPVAALPSESKEPTATLGERTFNCCYPGCHFKTVHGMKDLDRHLRIHTGDKPHKCEFCDKCFSRKDNLTMHMRCHTSVKPHKCHLCDYAAADSSSLKKHLRIHSDERPYKCQLCPYASRNSSQLTVHLRSHTGDTPFQCWLCSAKFKISSDLKRHMIVHSGEKPFKCEFCDVRCTMKANLKSHIRIKHTFKCLHCAFQGRDRADLLEHSRLHQAEHPEKCPECSYSCSSAAALRVHSRVHCPDRPFKCDFCSFDTKRPSSLAKHIDKAHRDEARTENRAPPGREGPREGGGPPVAKIVTHRAFRCETCGAAFVRDDSLRCHRKQHGDHGENQSSGLVTFPPESSAPGQLGALVSIGQLEAPLESSQCL